In Nicotiana tabacum cultivar K326 chromosome 19, ASM71507v2, whole genome shotgun sequence, one DNA window encodes the following:
- the LOC107784610 gene encoding cyclin-U4-1-like, with protein sequence MAELEITQNQSLMPKLIDYLSSLLQRVAEANDINGRFQPQKISVFHGLTRPNISIQNYLERIFKYANCSPCCFVVAYVYLDRFTQCQPSLPINSFNIHRLLITSVMIAAKFMDDMYYNNAYYAKVGGISTTEMNFLEVDFLFGLGFRLNVTPTTFQTYCSYLQKEMLLLQPPLNLQNSSLYMGRSPKLQYICFNEDDSSSQQQQLVV encoded by the exons ATGGCAGAGCTAGAAATCACTCAAAATCAAAGCCTGATGCCAAAACTCATCGATTACTTATCTTCTCTACTCCAAAGGGTGGCTGAAGCTAACGACATTAATGGCAGATTTCAACCCCAAAAGATCTCAGTTTTTCATGGACTTACAAGGCCAAATATCTCAATTCAGAATTATTTAGAGAGGATTTTCAAGTATGCAAATTGTAGcccttgttgttttgttgttgcttATGTTTATCTTGATCGGTTTACTCAGTGCCAACCTTCTTTGCCCATCAACTCCTTCAATATTCATCGTCTGCTTATTACCAGTGTCATGATTGCTGCTAAATTCATGGATGATAT gTACTACAATAATGCATATTATGCAAAAGTTGGAGGAATCAGCACCACAGAGATGAACTTTCTTGAAGTGGATTTCCTATTTGGATTGGGTTTTCGCTTAAATGTGACTCCCACTACTTTCCAAACCTATTGTTCATATCTTCAAAAAGAGATGCTTCTGCTTCAGCCACCACTCAATTTACAAAATTCTTCCTTATATATGGGAAGATCACCAAAACTTCAATACATTTGTTTCAATGAAGATGATTCCTCTtcccaacaacaacaattagttGTTTAA